One window of Clostridia bacterium genomic DNA carries:
- the gltA gene encoding NADPH-dependent glutamate synthase, which translates to MPNMSLHKNEMPVQDAIERGKNFNEVALGYTAAQAMDEAERCLQCKHKPCVSGCPVRINITGFIGQVAKGNFEEAYEILSQSSALPAVCGRVCPQENQCEGKCVRGLKGEPVAIGRLERFVADWHNAHAKGIMQLPAPNGHKVAVIGSGPAGLTCAGDLARMGYAVTVFEALHTPGGVLVYGIPEFRLPKEIVAKEIDGLKSMGVTFATNTVVGRTISIDELMDEEGYEAVFIGSGAGLPKFMNIPGENLKGVYSANEFLTRVNLMKAYLEDSDTPIRRGKKVAVIGGGNVAMDAARSALRLGAEEVSIVYRRSLAELPARNEEVEHAFEEGIKFKLLTNPVEMLGDEDGFVKGLKCVEMELSDPDASGRRKPVEKTNSEFVLECDCVVVSIGTSPNPLIKSTTEGLETESWGGIIADEKTGQTSRKGVFAGGDAVTGAATVILAMGAGKNAAEAIDKYIQGKE; encoded by the coding sequence ATGCCAAACATGTCTTTGCATAAAAATGAAATGCCGGTACAGGATGCCATTGAAAGAGGTAAGAATTTTAATGAGGTTGCACTCGGTTACACAGCAGCACAGGCTATGGATGAAGCAGAACGCTGTTTGCAATGTAAACACAAGCCGTGTGTAAGTGGTTGCCCTGTTCGGATTAACATCACCGGATTTATCGGTCAGGTGGCAAAAGGTAACTTTGAAGAGGCATACGAAATTTTGTCTCAATCCAGTGCATTGCCTGCGGTTTGCGGCAGAGTTTGCCCGCAGGAAAACCAGTGTGAAGGTAAATGCGTTCGTGGTCTTAAGGGCGAGCCGGTTGCAATTGGTCGATTAGAACGCTTTGTGGCAGACTGGCATAACGCGCATGCAAAGGGGATAATGCAATTGCCTGCACCAAACGGACACAAGGTTGCGGTGATTGGTTCAGGTCCTGCAGGACTCACCTGCGCCGGTGACCTCGCCAGAATGGGCTATGCGGTAACGGTTTTTGAGGCGTTGCATACCCCGGGTGGCGTTTTGGTATATGGCATTCCCGAATTTCGTCTTCCAAAAGAAATTGTAGCAAAAGAAATAGACGGCTTAAAGTCTATGGGTGTTACGTTTGCTACGAACACTGTTGTCGGCAGAACCATTTCCATTGACGAGCTGATGGATGAAGAAGGCTATGAAGCAGTCTTTATCGGTTCAGGTGCAGGCTTGCCGAAATTTATGAATATTCCGGGTGAAAATTTAAAGGGCGTTTATTCCGCCAATGAATTTTTAACCCGTGTAAACTTAATGAAGGCATATCTTGAAGACAGCGATACACCCATCCGCAGAGGCAAGAAAGTTGCGGTTATCGGTGGCGGTAATGTAGCGATGGATGCGGCAAGAAGCGCGCTTCGCTTAGGTGCAGAGGAGGTTTCTATCGTATACCGTCGTTCTTTAGCTGAACTTCCTGCCAGAAACGAAGAGGTTGAACATGCCTTTGAAGAGGGCATTAAATTTAAATTACTCACAAATCCTGTTGAAATGCTGGGTGATGAGGACGGCTTTGTAAAGGGGTTAAAATGTGTGGAAATGGAATTGAGCGATCCGGATGCATCCGGCAGACGAAAACCCGTTGAAAAGACAAACAGCGAATTTGTTTTGGAATGCGACTGTGTGGTTGTATCTATAGGTACATCTCCGAATCCATTGATTAAATCCACTACCGAGGGTTTAGAAACGGAAAGCTGGGGCGGTATCATCGCGGATGAAAAAACGGGACAAACCTCGCGCAAAGGAGTCTTTGCAGGTGGTGACGCGGTAACCGGTGCGGCAACTGTAATCCTTGCCATGGGTGCAGGTAAAAATGCGGCAGAAGCCATTGACAAATACATTCAAGGTAAGGAATAA
- a CDS encoding sulfide/dihydroorotate dehydrogenase-like FAD/NAD-binding protein — protein MYKIVKKKELNPTVTLMEIEAPAVAKKAEPGQFIILRVDENGERIPLTVADFDRKKGTVTIIFQIVGATTEKLNQKQQGESIQDFVGPLGKATETEGIKKVAIIGGGVGCAIAFPVAKKLFEQGAEVHAIVGFRNKDLVILEDEFKNNSSKYILMTDDGTAGEQGLVTDALKKLIESGEQYDEVITIGPLIMMKFVCKLTKEYGIKTVASMNPIMIDGTGMCGGCRLTVGGKTKFACVDGPEFDGHEIDFDEAIDRASMYKKFERNKHDEVCNLFRQEVK, from the coding sequence ATGTACAAAATTGTTAAAAAGAAGGAATTGAATCCGACAGTTACCTTAATGGAAATTGAAGCACCGGCTGTAGCAAAAAAAGCAGAGCCGGGGCAGTTTATTATACTTCGCGTAGATGAAAACGGTGAACGTATACCGCTTACCGTAGCAGATTTTGACCGCAAAAAAGGAACGGTAACCATTATCTTTCAGATTGTCGGTGCAACAACCGAAAAGCTGAATCAGAAACAGCAGGGCGAATCCATTCAGGATTTCGTGGGGCCTTTAGGTAAGGCAACCGAAACGGAAGGTATTAAAAAGGTTGCAATCATCGGTGGTGGCGTAGGCTGTGCCATTGCATTTCCGGTTGCCAAAAAGCTATTTGAGCAGGGCGCGGAGGTGCACGCCATTGTGGGTTTCCGCAATAAGGATTTGGTAATTTTAGAAGACGAATTTAAGAATAACAGCTCTAAATATATTCTGATGACCGATGACGGTACAGCAGGCGAGCAGGGGCTTGTGACCGATGCACTTAAAAAGCTTATCGAAAGCGGTGAACAGTACGATGAAGTAATTACCATCGGACCTTTAATCATGATGAAATTTGTGTGCAAGCTCACCAAAGAATACGGCATCAAAACGGTTGCCAGCATGAATCCCATTATGATAGATGGTACCGGTATGTGTGGTGGTTGCAGATTAACGGTTGGCGGTAAGACTAAATTTGCGTGTGTGGACGGTCCTGAATTTGACGGGCATGAAATCGATTTTGACGAAGCCATTGACAGAGCTTCCATGTATAAGAAATTTGAAAGAAACAAGCATGATGAAGTTTGCAACTTGTTCCGTCAGGAGGTGAAATAA
- a CDS encoding Gfo/Idh/MocA family oxidoreductase, which translates to MKPLKIAMMSMTHGHTRKYYQVLKENPKLEWVAVSTANETVKEIFLNSVDGIPCYDSEIEMLNTHPEIEAVVLASENSDHLRQMKLCAERGIHILSMKIPTFDMAEYDEMIEIVEKNNLVCQIELEMHYNPVIARMKETLKNGDIGKIKSFNATNITLSPVWAFPWQGVPEKSYGKRVQIKEGDTRFRGGALCDHPHIFDMIRHMTGSDFESVYAEVAPNIRPDLEEEDMLSVIGKMKDGTIFSLDPSWSKMEERLKVPGPGWEVFPKRMEVNITINGEKGSMMADCFGPNVYHNGCPNDRYTVQYTYFDEWVGLIDEFVDNIRNHKTPLINLKWHKRTIEAMNAVYESITSGKSVHF; encoded by the coding sequence ATGAAACCTTTAAAAATTGCCATGATGTCCATGACCCACGGACATACCAGAAAATACTATCAGGTTTTAAAAGAAAATCCAAAGCTTGAATGGGTTGCAGTAAGTACCGCAAACGAAACGGTTAAAGAGATATTTTTAAATAGTGTGGATGGAATTCCGTGTTATGATTCGGAAATCGAAATGCTAAATACACATCCTGAAATTGAAGCGGTTGTGCTGGCAAGCGAAAACAGCGACCACCTTCGTCAGATGAAGCTTTGTGCAGAGCGGGGTATACATATTCTTTCTATGAAAATTCCGACCTTTGATATGGCTGAATATGATGAAATGATTGAAATCGTAGAAAAAAACAATCTTGTATGCCAGATTGAGCTTGAAATGCATTATAACCCTGTCATTGCCCGCATGAAAGAAACTTTGAAAAACGGCGACATCGGCAAAATAAAATCCTTTAATGCCACAAACATTACACTTTCGCCTGTATGGGCGTTTCCCTGGCAGGGCGTGCCTGAAAAAAGCTACGGCAAGCGTGTGCAGATCAAAGAGGGAGATACTCGTTTCAGAGGCGGTGCACTTTGTGACCATCCGCATATCTTTGATATGATTCGTCACATGACGGGAAGTGATTTTGAAAGCGTTTATGCTGAAGTTGCCCCCAATATCCGACCAGACTTGGAAGAAGAGGACATGCTTTCGGTTATTGGCAAAATGAAAGACGGCACAATCTTTTCTTTAGACCCATCCTGGTCAAAAATGGAAGAAAGACTAAAAGTTCCGGGACCCGGTTGGGAGGTATTCCCGAAACGAATGGAAGTAAACATCACCATCAATGGTGAAAAGGGAAGTATGATGGCAGATTGCTTTGGACCTAATGTTTATCACAATGGCTGCCCGAATGACAGATACACCGTGCAGTATACCTATTTTGACGAATGGGTTGGCTTGATTGATGAATTTGTAGACAACATCCGCAACCACAAAACTCCGCTCATTAACTTAAAATGGCATAAACGTACCATTGAAGCAATGAACGCGGTTTACGAAAGCATTACATCAGGCAAATCTGTACATTTTTGA
- a CDS encoding helix-turn-helix transcriptional regulator: MFFKTNDINVNLLSSLELKHGFNNSDAGVRPYHALSFRIDGNANFKHNGKVTHAKTGDILFAPAYCRYTIDSCLEHLFVLHFESDTPLPTDIQLFSPDNPSYFKRKFEELHKVWSKKQPGYIYECKSIFYRILMHIEQEYMKNKYTGYQDKLNEAVDYIHEHFTAPELSVEMLAKMSAMSGTYFRKMFREKLSVSPRHYINMLKLELATELLSSGYYTVSEASEKCGFKNIHYFSAFIKKETGKSPSHLIPNK, encoded by the coding sequence ATGTTTTTCAAAACAAATGACATAAACGTGAATTTACTTTCCTCATTAGAGTTAAAACACGGCTTTAACAATTCGGATGCAGGCGTTCGTCCTTACCACGCTTTATCATTTCGCATTGACGGGAATGCCAATTTTAAACACAACGGAAAGGTAACTCACGCTAAAACCGGAGATATTTTGTTTGCTCCTGCATACTGTCGTTACACCATTGACAGCTGTTTGGAACATCTTTTTGTTCTGCATTTTGAGTCCGATACACCGTTGCCGACAGACATACAGCTGTTTTCACCGGATAATCCCTCCTATTTTAAACGTAAATTTGAGGAATTGCACAAAGTGTGGAGCAAAAAGCAACCCGGCTATATATACGAATGCAAGTCCATTTTCTACCGTATTTTAATGCACATCGAACAGGAATATATGAAGAATAAGTACACCGGTTATCAGGACAAGCTGAATGAAGCGGTTGATTATATCCACGAACATTTTACCGCCCCGGAGTTATCTGTTGAAATGCTTGCTAAAATGAGTGCTATGAGCGGTACGTATTTTCGGAAAATGTTCCGGGAAAAACTTTCGGTTTCCCCTCGTCACTATATCAATATGCTAAAATTGGAACTTGCTACAGAGCTTTTAAGCTCCGGCTACTATACCGTATCCGAAGCTTCGGAAAAATGCGGATTTAAAAACATTCACTATTTCAGTGCCTTTATAAAAAAAGAAACGGGAAAATCTCCCTCTCATTTGATTCCAAACAAATAA
- a CDS encoding alpha-L-fucosidase yields the protein MNNKEWFKQAKFGLMIHWGLYSLLAGEWRGKRTNYYSEWIQSKFQIPKAEYEKLAEIFNPIYFDADEWVKLAKDAGAQYLVVTSKHHEGFCLFKTAYNNFNVVDGTPFKRDVIQELAEACKRHDMKLGLYYSQDLDWHEPNGGFSRVGETNKGLSWSNNWDFPDESKKEYEQCFRAKILPQVKEILTKYGDLCLIWFDTPRGINEAQSKELFDLVKSLQPDCLVNTRIGNGLGDYVSLKDHEIPDEYMTDILAESPGTLNKTWGFNYFDTNWKSADEVIRLKEHLNERGINYLLNVGPDHLGRIPVPAVEILREVGMKIKK from the coding sequence ATGAATAACAAAGAATGGTTTAAACAGGCAAAATTCGGTCTTATGATTCATTGGGGGTTATATTCCTTGTTGGCAGGTGAATGGCGTGGCAAGCGAACCAACTACTACAGCGAATGGATTCAGTCCAAATTTCAGATTCCGAAAGCCGAATACGAAAAATTGGCAGAGATTTTTAACCCAATCTATTTTGATGCGGACGAATGGGTAAAACTTGCAAAAGACGCAGGGGCACAATATTTAGTGGTAACGAGTAAGCATCACGAGGGCTTTTGCTTGTTTAAAACCGCATACAATAACTTTAATGTTGTGGACGGAACACCTTTTAAACGTGACGTTATTCAAGAATTGGCAGAAGCGTGTAAACGCCATGACATGAAACTGGGGCTTTATTATTCCCAGGATTTGGATTGGCACGAGCCGAATGGTGGTTTCAGCCGCGTAGGGGAGACCAATAAGGGATTGTCCTGGAGTAACAACTGGGATTTCCCGGATGAAAGCAAGAAAGAATATGAACAGTGTTTCAGAGCAAAGATTTTGCCGCAGGTTAAAGAAATTTTAACTAAGTACGGTGATTTGTGCCTGATTTGGTTTGATACGCCTCGCGGAATCAACGAGGCACAAAGCAAAGAGCTTTTTGATTTGGTTAAATCTTTACAACCGGACTGCTTGGTAAATACCAGAATCGGTAACGGTCTCGGGGATTACGTTTCTCTTAAAGACCACGAAATTCCGGATGAATACATGACGGATATCTTAGCTGAATCGCCCGGTACATTAAATAAAACCTGGGGATTTAACTACTTTGACACAAATTGGAAAAGTGCAGATGAGGTTATTCGTTTAAAAGAACACTTAAATGAGCGTGGTATCAACTATCTATTAAATGTCGGCCCTGATCATTTGGGAAGAATTCCGGTGCCTGCTGTTGAGATTTTACGCGAAGTGGGCATGAAAATTAAAAAATAA
- a CDS encoding S-layer homology domain-containing protein, whose product MKKSIAVLLCICMLLASVQIVFASKTTDQTFTTKEMKGEIVIPVTETAGNWGESATLKNYDGSPHKWTATNGSSMTYQINDIKAGKYEVFYWTLPHVNNKAYIDFIVSHNGKQDVARVYQKLDEGEEQTPGWVSMGVYDFSGTGDEKVHYTLVDGSNIRATSIKLVPSNKEITVNTYIPKEKPEEKIEEEGVKSTLLTNITVEPQGTCYFNNDWGMSGSISGPMVNYPKTLWAANADENVTLEYRPELSAVGDIRVSVYLLYWHENQNPQVKYEVYHNGKVDTVILDPTKLTESKWVTLGTFDFAGNPDEEYVKLVCVPNADPKVNTRASTMAFEILNSAKADVWQTVYVTPKNDTEALLSAEKQSMASLDKFDDMVGHWANYDVEFMANEGLVSGVADNLFNPEAQITRAEYVTILDRAMGFELIKGESYADVAHDAWYASYVATAKANGLLNGLPTDEGFKPEQPITREEMALFTYNAIQKIGKNDEWLNSLPDDYAKFKDTASVSDWAEDALQYLIKTGIIKGTSETTVSALENATRAQGAVILKRFMQMFVWAGPPTNEAWTLTFNDEFSGDAMDWDTWKSDASAPGHILSSRWPENAEVHDGNLYLVNRREERAGKSWTSGSVWVKPEVFRQAYGYWEARYKISAASGVNNSFWMITNSKQVTDTKQQFELDVNEGHYPNKVNTNYHSWFTGDRIQYSETYKSQYDLSADYHTYALEWNPDKLIYYFDGKVISEKKNENASIPLFPYFSTAIINWGGAPDDNTDGSAQVIDYVRIWQRAEDAKNPELTVYNQPLPGSEETEEVVESEIPQVSMADQKIDNEEYAGETIIRPVVDETLWGQSPTVPNYDGKSHYWLKKPGAEALFPLENIKDGKYKVYYWRIPHTVNAPQADIYFRSGTEEVLVGSAAMKIADGETVEPGWVLIHDSFEIKNTKEATLVYKCTANGTGRASAIKLVPVK is encoded by the coding sequence ATGAAAAAAAGTATTGCAGTTTTGCTTTGTATATGTATGCTTTTAGCATCTGTGCAGATTGTATTTGCAAGCAAAACCACAGACCAAACATTTACAACTAAAGAAATGAAAGGTGAAATTGTGATTCCTGTAACGGAAACGGCAGGAAACTGGGGTGAATCCGCCACTTTGAAAAATTATGACGGCTCTCCTCATAAATGGACTGCCACAAACGGTTCGTCCATGACTTATCAGATAAACGATATAAAGGCAGGCAAGTATGAAGTTTTTTACTGGACACTTCCGCATGTTAATAATAAAGCTTATATTGATTTTATCGTTTCCCATAACGGTAAGCAGGACGTAGCAAGAGTTTATCAAAAGCTTGATGAGGGTGAAGAACAAACTCCCGGATGGGTTTCTATGGGCGTATATGATTTTTCCGGGACAGGAGACGAAAAGGTGCATTATACATTGGTGGACGGAAGTAATATTCGCGCCACTTCTATCAAACTCGTGCCTTCGAACAAAGAAATTACGGTAAACACGTACATACCCAAAGAGAAACCCGAAGAAAAGATAGAAGAAGAGGGAGTAAAATCCACCTTGCTTACCAATATCACCGTAGAACCGCAGGGAACCTGTTATTTTAACAACGACTGGGGAATGAGTGGTTCTATATCGGGTCCGATGGTTAATTACCCCAAAACTCTTTGGGCGGCAAATGCGGATGAGAATGTAACCCTGGAATACCGCCCTGAATTGAGTGCTGTCGGTGATATCCGTGTTTCGGTGTATTTGCTCTACTGGCATGAAAACCAGAATCCGCAAGTAAAATACGAGGTTTATCACAATGGTAAAGTCGATACGGTTATTTTAGACCCCACAAAACTTACCGAAAGTAAATGGGTTACTTTGGGTACATTCGATTTTGCAGGCAATCCGGATGAAGAATATGTAAAGCTGGTTTGCGTGCCGAACGCGGACCCGAAAGTAAATACAAGAGCATCTACTATGGCGTTTGAAATTTTAAACAGCGCAAAAGCAGATGTGTGGCAGACTGTTTATGTAACTCCGAAAAACGATACCGAAGCCCTTTTAAGCGCAGAAAAACAATCTATGGCTTCGCTGGATAAATTCGATGACATGGTCGGGCATTGGGCAAATTATGATGTGGAATTTATGGCAAACGAAGGTCTTGTTTCGGGTGTAGCAGATAATCTGTTCAATCCCGAAGCACAAATTACACGCGCAGAATATGTAACCATTCTGGATCGCGCAATGGGTTTTGAATTGATAAAAGGCGAATCTTACGCCGATGTTGCGCATGATGCCTGGTATGCATCCTATGTTGCAACTGCCAAGGCAAACGGACTTTTAAACGGCTTGCCGACCGATGAAGGTTTCAAGCCTGAACAACCCATTACCCGTGAGGAAATGGCACTTTTCACTTACAATGCGATTCAAAAAATCGGCAAAAATGACGAATGGCTGAATTCTTTGCCGGATGATTATGCAAAATTCAAAGACACTGCATCTGTATCTGATTGGGCAGAAGATGCATTACAATATTTAATCAAAACAGGTATTATCAAAGGTACATCCGAAACAACAGTGTCTGCCTTGGAAAATGCTACCAGAGCACAAGGTGCAGTGATTTTAAAACGTTTTATGCAGATGTTTGTATGGGCAGGACCGCCAACAAATGAGGCGTGGACACTTACCTTTAACGATGAATTTTCAGGTGATGCCATGGACTGGGATACCTGGAAATCCGATGCTTCTGCACCGGGACATATTCTTTCGTCCAGATGGCCCGAAAATGCCGAAGTGCATGACGGAAATCTCTATCTTGTAAACCGTAGAGAAGAGCGCGCAGGAAAAAGCTGGACATCGGGGTCGGTATGGGTTAAACCGGAGGTTTTCCGTCAGGCGTACGGTTACTGGGAAGCAAGATATAAAATTTCTGCCGCATCGGGCGTAAACAATTCATTCTGGATGATTACAAACAGCAAGCAGGTAACCGATACGAAACAACAGTTCGAACTGGACGTAAACGAAGGGCATTATCCCAATAAAGTCAATACCAACTACCATTCCTGGTTTACGGGCGACAGAATTCAGTATTCTGAAACCTATAAATCACAGTACGATTTATCTGCAGATTATCACACCTATGCTCTTGAATGGAATCCGGATAAACTGATTTATTACTTTGACGGCAAAGTGATTTCTGAAAAGAAAAACGAAAACGCATCCATTCCGCTGTTTCCGTATTTTTCTACCGCTATCATCAACTGGGGCGGTGCGCCGGACGACAACACCGACGGCTCGGCACAGGTTATTGACTATGTCCGCATCTGGCAGAGAGCGGAAGACGCTAAAAATCCTGAACTTACCGTTTACAATCAGCCATTGCCCGGGTCTGAAGAAACGGAAGAGGTTGTTGAATCTGAAATTCCGCAGGTTTCTATGGCGGACCAGAAAATTGATAATGAAGAGTATGCAGGTGAAACGATTATTCGTCCCGTGGTGGATGAAACCCTTTGGGGCCAGTCTCCGACCGTTCCAAACTATGACGGTAAATCTCATTACTGGCTTAAAAAACCGGGAGCAGAAGCATTGTTCCCACTCGAAAATATAAAAGACGGCAAATATAAGGTTTATTACTGGCGTATTCCGCATACCGTAAATGCACCGCAGGCTGACATTTATTTCAGAAGCGGAACCGAAGAAGTATTGGTCGGTTCTGCGGCAATGAAGATTGCAGACGGAGAAACCGTTGAGCCGGGCTGGGTTTTGATTCACGATTCTTTTGAAATCAAAAATACCAAGGAAGCGACACTTGTTTACAAATGCACAGCGAACGGAACAGGACGTGCTTCGGCGATTAAACTTGTTCCTGTAAAATAA
- a CDS encoding helix-turn-helix transcriptional regulator: protein MAEKVMVWSAGNIETWHDSRMLPQNVNRLHCYKCKGLIYIDNGMHIQIKPNHIYLFPQNLEFNPQFLPGTIVNHEWIDFVSVPLVFGEHVIEVPPEQDTPAANALRFCMSLGRKCHDNNKSSKYIHLLESAIEIAMRCVSMEYPVTLAGSVRINNALEFIHLNYMQEITLEMLAEKAYCAKNYFVRLFKKEIGITPYQYIKNYRMGVATDLLYRGYTIKEVAKRIGFSDAYAFSAAFRKFFGIYPSTYLKTV, encoded by the coding sequence TTGGCAGAGAAAGTTATGGTCTGGTCGGCAGGCAACATTGAAACGTGGCATGATTCGAGAATGCTGCCCCAGAATGTAAACCGATTGCATTGCTACAAATGCAAAGGACTTATCTATATTGATAATGGCATGCATATACAAATCAAGCCAAATCATATTTATCTGTTTCCGCAAAACTTAGAGTTTAATCCACAGTTTTTGCCCGGCACAATCGTAAATCATGAATGGATTGATTTTGTATCTGTTCCGTTGGTGTTCGGTGAGCATGTGATAGAAGTTCCGCCCGAGCAGGACACGCCTGCTGCAAATGCATTGCGTTTTTGTATGTCTCTGGGCAGAAAATGTCATGATAACAACAAGAGTTCCAAATACATTCATTTGCTTGAATCTGCAATTGAGATTGCCATGCGGTGCGTGAGCATGGAATATCCGGTCACATTAGCCGGAAGCGTTCGTATCAATAATGCTCTTGAGTTCATTCACTTGAATTACATGCAAGAAATTACTCTGGAGATGCTCGCTGAAAAGGCTTATTGTGCTAAAAACTACTTTGTTCGGCTTTTTAAAAAAGAAATCGGTATTACGCCGTATCAATACATCAAAAATTACAGAATGGGTGTTGCGACCGACTTGCTTTACCGCGGTTATACAATAAAAGAAGTGGCTAAACGCATTGGCTTTTCTGATGCGTATGCATTTTCTGCGGCATTCCGTAAATTTTTTGGTATCTATCCGTCCACATATCTCAAAACAGTTTAA
- a CDS encoding SGNH/GDSL hydrolase family protein has translation MNPLILLPNTIYILRSKRNQDLITNIEEYSVYYENILYPYKQEYDVKIDCPFGMNLGRCWRITNFDTCPKNFPLTLSVYLYGELLAKKSITVEITERRSKEMSLLCIGDSMTQAEEYELQAISKAENIKTLGTRHCKYVNHEGRGGLKLYSYRHIYANQGWFTSPFLFPENIPGKLYYGDISYWEDVRDNPNHYTNVGFKYAPIQEGMYCLKDKKLCLFENDSYKVVDENPVFNFDFKKYQERFNIETPDVVTFLFAANDLQTVAYEKTAEEIQKMLIYQQEMLDDIQKYVKTIVICLPICGADQYCWGKTMGCVGTVKQYEYNMKQYANALLEVYDNRESEGIYLCPMNAVCDPLAGFDTDHSPANLYSVLPVFHQANWVHPNISGYKQMGDALAGVLCKIKSI, from the coding sequence TTGAATCCGTTGATTTTACTACCAAACACCATTTATATTTTAAGAAGCAAAAGAAACCAGGACCTTATAACCAATATTGAAGAGTACTCGGTTTATTATGAAAACATTTTGTATCCGTACAAACAGGAATACGATGTTAAAATCGACTGTCCTTTTGGTATGAATCTCGGCAGATGCTGGAGAATTACCAATTTTGACACATGTCCCAAAAACTTTCCGCTTACACTTTCAGTCTACCTGTACGGAGAATTGCTGGCTAAAAAAAGCATTACCGTTGAAATCACAGAACGTCGTTCTAAAGAAATGTCTCTTTTGTGCATTGGTGACAGTATGACACAGGCAGAAGAATATGAGTTGCAAGCAATATCCAAAGCCGAAAATATTAAAACTCTCGGCACAAGGCATTGCAAATATGTAAATCATGAGGGGCGTGGCGGATTAAAACTTTACAGCTATCGACACATTTATGCAAACCAAGGTTGGTTTACTTCCCCATTTCTGTTTCCCGAAAACATTCCGGGGAAATTGTACTATGGAGACATAAGCTACTGGGAGGACGTCCGGGACAACCCGAATCACTATACCAATGTGGGTTTTAAATATGCTCCGATTCAGGAAGGCATGTACTGCTTAAAAGATAAAAAACTATGTTTGTTTGAAAATGATTCTTATAAAGTTGTAGACGAAAATCCTGTTTTTAATTTTGATTTTAAAAAGTATCAGGAACGGTTTAACATCGAAACACCGGATGTTGTGACCTTTTTATTCGCCGCAAACGATTTACAAACCGTAGCATATGAAAAAACAGCAGAAGAGATTCAAAAAATGCTGATTTATCAGCAGGAAATGCTGGACGACATTCAAAAGTATGTAAAAACCATTGTAATCTGTCTCCCGATCTGTGGTGCAGACCAGTACTGTTGGGGAAAAACAATGGGATGTGTCGGCACTGTCAAGCAATACGAGTATAATATGAAGCAATATGCAAATGCTCTGCTTGAAGTCTACGACAACCGTGAAAGCGAAGGTATTTATCTTTGCCCCATGAACGCAGTTTGCGACCCCTTAGCAGGCTTTGATACCGACCACAGCCCTGCTAATCTGTATTCTGTTTTACCTGTATTCCACCAGGCCAACTGGGTTCATCCCAATATTTCCGGTTATAAACAGATGGGAGATGCTCTTGCAGGCGTCCTTTGTAAAATCAAATCGATATAA
- a CDS encoding sugar phosphate isomerase/epimerase, whose amino-acid sequence MDYGINLGYVTKKLSAQKAIEMIAKAGFKALDYTPPVKEHNWHDSMTETLECAQKNGLYIAQTHGPFNRYGSYGNNHLEAIDRAYRATVELGAKYMVVHGDEYPANMPFDAEIALKHNHDLYLPYVKQAEKDGVKIAFETVFEDGKPIRRFCSKSDELKALIESFNSPSAVCCWDFGHAYAEFGDKHVEELKKLIQYVECTHVHDNHGADYHEMPFMGNTDWDSCVKIMKEAGYNGVFCLEYVYGNMPEFVMEKYLKLSVEVCDYMWNQ is encoded by the coding sequence ATGGATTATGGAATCAATTTAGGATACGTCACAAAAAAACTTAGCGCGCAGAAAGCGATAGAAATGATTGCCAAAGCGGGATTTAAAGCATTAGACTATACGCCGCCGGTAAAAGAGCACAACTGGCACGATTCAATGACAGAGACGTTAGAATGTGCGCAGAAAAACGGTTTGTATATTGCGCAGACGCACGGACCGTTTAATCGGTATGGCAGCTACGGAAACAATCACCTTGAGGCAATCGATCGTGCGTATCGTGCAACGGTTGAATTAGGTGCAAAATATATGGTGGTACATGGCGATGAATATCCTGCGAATATGCCCTTTGATGCAGAAATTGCTTTAAAACATAATCACGATTTATATCTTCCTTATGTAAAACAAGCGGAAAAAGATGGTGTGAAAATCGCTTTTGAGACAGTTTTTGAGGACGGTAAGCCGATCCGCAGATTTTGTTCAAAATCCGATGAGCTGAAAGCTTTGATTGAATCGTTTAACAGTCCTTCGGCTGTTTGTTGCTGGGATTTCGGTCACGCCTATGCTGAATTTGGGGACAAGCATGTGGAAGAACTTAAAAAACTCATACAATACGTTGAATGTACACATGTCCATGACAACCACGGTGCTGATTATCACGAAATGCCTTTTATGGGGAATACAGATTGGGATTCGTGCGTTAAAATTATGAAAGAGGCTGGTTATAACGGTGTTTTTTGTTTGGAATATGTGTATGGAAATATGCCCGAATTTGTAATGGAAAAGTATTTAAAGCTTTCTGTCGAAGTGTGTGACTATATGTGGAATCAATAA